A region of Granulibacter bethesdensis DNA encodes the following proteins:
- the argF gene encoding ornithine carbamoyltransferase, producing MSARIAAGAGPDASCVRHFLDLKDIEPDALRRMLDAAAGFKRADTSSRPLAGRTLALIFEKPSTRTRISFELAMRQLGGDVIMLSGKEMQLGRGETLADTARVLSRYVDAVMLRTGSSTKLHELARHAAVPVINGLTELSHPCQIMADILTFEEHRGPIAGKTVAWIGDGNNVAHSWIEATARFGFSLRLACPDTLQPHADIVAWARDNGGDVTLVADPKEAVAGVQCVVTDCWVSMSDDPAGRHEKLRPYQVDEALMALAAPDALFMHCLPAHRGEEVTDGVIDGPHSVVFDEAENRLHAQKGVLVWAMGMLR from the coding sequence ATGTCCGCCAGAATTGCTGCCGGAGCCGGTCCGGACGCTTCCTGTGTCCGGCATTTTCTGGATCTGAAAGACATTGAGCCGGATGCACTGCGCCGCATGCTGGATGCTGCCGCCGGGTTCAAGCGCGCCGATACGTCCTCCCGCCCGCTGGCAGGGCGCACGCTGGCGTTGATTTTCGAAAAACCCAGCACCCGGACCCGCATCAGCTTTGAACTGGCCATGCGTCAGCTTGGCGGTGATGTCATCATGCTCTCGGGCAAGGAAATGCAGCTCGGTCGTGGTGAGACGCTGGCCGATACGGCACGGGTGCTGTCCCGCTATGTTGATGCGGTGATGCTGCGTACCGGATCAAGCACGAAACTGCATGAGCTGGCGCGCCATGCTGCTGTTCCGGTCATCAATGGCCTGACGGAGCTGTCTCATCCCTGTCAGATCATGGCCGATATCCTGACATTCGAGGAGCATCGCGGCCCGATTGCCGGTAAGACCGTTGCCTGGATCGGGGATGGCAATAATGTGGCTCATAGCTGGATCGAGGCCACGGCGCGGTTCGGGTTCAGCCTGCGTCTGGCCTGCCCTGATACACTCCAGCCGCACGCTGATATCGTTGCCTGGGCGCGGGATAATGGCGGGGATGTGACGCTGGTGGCTGATCCGAAAGAGGCGGTCGCCGGTGTGCAATGTGTGGTGACGGATTGTTGGGTCAGCATGTCCGACGATCCTGCAGGCCGTCATGAAAAGCTGCGCCCCTATCAGGTGGATGAAGCGCTGATGGCGCTGGCGGCGCCGGATGCGTTGTTCATGCATTGCCTGCCCGCCCATCGGGGGGAGGAAGTCACGGATGGCGTGATTGATGGCCCTCATTCCGTGGTGTTCGATGAGGCTGAGAACCGTCTTCACGCCCAGAAAGGCGTGCTGGTCTGGGCCATGGGAATGCTACGATAG
- a CDS encoding aspartate aminotransferase family protein: protein MTSALMPNYNRADLAFERGEGAWLTAVNGRRYLDFGAGIATSSLGHAHPGLTGAIAAQAAKVMHVSNLYRVPEAERLAERLTAHSFAEAAFFCNSGAEANEGLVKLIRRTQSETGHPERWRMICFQGAFHGRTLAMLSATGNPKYQAGFGPAVDGFDQVPPGDIAAVRAAITPETAGILIEPIQGEGGIRVIALDFLRQLRALCDEHGLLLGYDEIQCGMGRTGRLWAHEWAHDAAPDVMSSAKGIAGGFPMGAVLARHELARHLTPGTHGTTYGGNPLACAAANAVLDVVLAPGFLDAVQQRGQQLRTGLEAIVLDYPQIFKDVRGKGLLLGLLCGPANTAVQEALRKNGLLSVAAGENVLRLAPPLVVTEADCDAALSIIRETAATLAREMVGAAS from the coding sequence GTGACCTCCGCCCTGATGCCGAATTACAACCGTGCCGATCTCGCTTTCGAGCGGGGAGAAGGCGCATGGCTGACGGCAGTGAATGGCCGACGATACCTCGATTTCGGAGCGGGGATTGCTACTTCTTCGCTCGGACATGCGCATCCCGGCCTGACCGGTGCTATCGCGGCGCAGGCGGCGAAGGTCATGCATGTCTCCAACCTCTATCGCGTGCCGGAGGCCGAACGTCTGGCCGAGCGTCTGACGGCGCATTCCTTCGCGGAGGCCGCATTTTTCTGCAATTCCGGGGCCGAGGCCAATGAAGGGCTGGTCAAGCTGATCCGTCGCACCCAGAGCGAGACCGGGCATCCGGAACGCTGGCGGATGATCTGCTTTCAGGGAGCATTCCATGGTCGGACTCTGGCCATGCTCTCTGCCACCGGCAATCCGAAATATCAGGCGGGTTTCGGTCCGGCGGTCGATGGGTTTGATCAGGTTCCTCCCGGCGATATCGCCGCGGTGCGGGCGGCCATCACGCCGGAAACGGCGGGTATCCTGATTGAGCCTATTCAGGGTGAGGGCGGTATCCGTGTGATCGCGCTCGATTTCCTGCGTCAGCTTCGGGCGCTGTGCGATGAGCATGGGCTGTTGCTTGGTTATGACGAAATTCAATGTGGCATGGGGCGCACCGGTCGGCTCTGGGCGCATGAATGGGCGCATGATGCCGCGCCGGATGTCATGTCCTCCGCCAAGGGGATTGCGGGCGGTTTCCCGATGGGGGCCGTGCTGGCGCGCCACGAACTGGCGCGTCATCTGACGCCCGGCACGCATGGCACTACCTATGGTGGCAACCCGCTGGCCTGTGCTGCGGCCAATGCCGTGCTGGATGTAGTGTTGGCTCCCGGATTTCTGGATGCTGTCCAGCAACGCGGGCAGCAGCTGCGCACCGGGCTGGAGGCCATTGTTCTGGATTACCCACAGATCTTCAAGGATGTGCGCGGCAAGGGCCTGTTGCTTGGCCTGCTCTGCGGTCCCGCCAATACGGCCGTACAGGAAGCGTTGCGTAAAAATGGTTTGCTGAGTGTGGCAGCCGGAGAAAATGTGCTCCGTCTGGCGCCTCCGCTGGTTGTGACGGAAGCAGATTGCGATGCGGCCCTTTCGATCATTCGTGAGACGGCCGCAACACTTGCGCGTGAAATGGTGGGGGCTGCATCATGA
- a CDS encoding regulatory protein RecX — protein sequence MSLHAPLLPDEAALYEAALRYLSRFAATRTGVARMLERRIKRWARMMEGTDMDHSALPDAIHQAQQAARKVIERLERSGVLDDAAFAAARTSSLTRAGRSRRAVAAHLVAKGVPSELVAQSLPDDPALELAAAVRLTKRRKLGPFAAEGPTPQARQRALAAMARAGFDGRTAQQALGMERDEAEALLDALRSGI from the coding sequence ATGTCCTTACATGCTCCTCTGCTGCCTGACGAAGCTGCGTTATATGAAGCGGCTCTGCGCTATCTCAGCCGGTTCGCGGCCACGCGAACGGGGGTAGCCCGCATGCTGGAACGCCGGATCAAGCGATGGGCGCGCATGATGGAGGGGACGGATATGGATCATTCCGCGCTGCCCGACGCCATCCATCAGGCGCAACAGGCGGCCCGGAAGGTCATTGAGCGTCTGGAACGCAGCGGCGTGCTGGATGACGCCGCCTTTGCCGCCGCCCGCACCAGCAGCCTGACCCGCGCCGGCCGCTCCCGCCGCGCCGTCGCCGCTCATCTGGTAGCAAAGGGAGTGCCGTCAGAGCTGGTGGCACAAAGCCTGCCGGATGATCCTGCGCTTGAACTTGCTGCTGCGGTGCGACTGACGAAACGCAGAAAACTGGGGCCATTTGCGGCAGAGGGACCGACACCGCAGGCCCGGCAACGTGCGCTGGCCGCCATGGCCAGAGCCGGGTTCGATGGAAGGACTGCCCAACAGGCTTTGGGTATGGAACGCGATGAAGCGGAGGCTTTACTGGATGCGTTGCGCTCAGGGATTTAA
- a CDS encoding GtrA family protein — protein sequence MSQQFLRFLLTGGVAALVNLGCRYLLNLVMPFWVAVPIAYLFGMITAYVLARMYVFDESGRSRASEFRRFAVVNGFALFVVWGVSLALAKVLFPWVGLTWHADDIAHFIGVLSPVAISYVGHRHYTFSKKAVATSDGV from the coding sequence ATGAGCCAGCAATTCCTGCGCTTCCTGTTGACGGGTGGCGTCGCGGCCCTGGTTAATCTTGGTTGTCGCTATCTTCTGAATCTCGTGATGCCGTTCTGGGTGGCCGTGCCGATTGCCTATCTGTTCGGCATGATCACGGCCTATGTTCTGGCACGAATGTACGTGTTCGATGAGTCGGGACGCTCCCGCGCTTCAGAGTTCAGGCGGTTTGCGGTCGTGAATGGATTTGCGTTGTTTGTTGTCTGGGGTGTGAGCCTTGCTCTGGCAAAGGTTTTGTTTCCCTGGGTGGGGCTGACATGGCATGCGGATGATATTGCCCATTTCATCGGCGTGCTGTCGCCTGTTGCGATTTCGTATGTTGGGCACAGGCACTATACGTTTTCGAAGAAGGCTGTTGCCACTTCTGACGGAGTATAA
- a CDS encoding NAD(P)/FAD-dependent oxidoreductase, with protein sequence MARVAVVGAGAMGLAAAYHAVKAGHDVTVYEADAVPGGMAAHFDFGGLSLERYYHFVCKSDQPTFDLMQELGIGDQMRWMPTSMGYFFEGKLSEWGTPVALLKFPGLTLIEKFRYGLMMFLATRRKAAGSLENISAKTWIEAWCGRSVYQKLWRSLFDLKFYQYADPVSAAWIWTRIKRVGTSRRSIMQEELGYIEGGSETLIARLVQAIETGGGKIRLRAPVGKVLTEQGRVRGVVVAGEEIACDAAILTVPTPLIPEMVPDLPDRQRYADILNIGVACLIFKLRKQVTPHFWVNVVDPEMGIPGFVEFSNLRPTGDTIVYVPYYMPVDQPNWARADDDLLNEAFSYLKRVNPALTDSDRIDARVGRLRHAQPVCPPGFASRIPPVQTQVKGLQIADTCFYYPEDRGISESVRYGRLMAQSIEASIEGQKGAL encoded by the coding sequence ATGGCACGTGTTGCAGTTGTCGGTGCAGGTGCCATGGGATTGGCGGCGGCCTATCATGCGGTCAAAGCCGGTCATGATGTTACCGTCTATGAAGCGGATGCGGTGCCGGGCGGTATGGCGGCGCATTTCGATTTCGGCGGCTTGTCTCTGGAGCGCTACTATCATTTTGTTTGTAAATCGGATCAACCGACTTTCGATCTGATGCAGGAGCTGGGTATCGGCGATCAAATGCGTTGGATGCCGACCAGCATGGGCTATTTTTTTGAGGGCAAACTGAGCGAATGGGGTACCCCCGTCGCCCTGCTCAAATTTCCCGGCCTCACGCTGATTGAAAAATTCCGCTACGGCCTGATGATGTTTCTGGCAACCAGGCGAAAAGCGGCCGGATCACTGGAAAACATTTCTGCGAAGACATGGATTGAGGCATGGTGCGGCCGGAGTGTTTATCAAAAACTGTGGCGCTCCCTGTTTGATTTGAAATTCTATCAGTACGCTGACCCTGTTTCTGCGGCATGGATCTGGACACGCATCAAGCGTGTCGGCACATCCCGTCGTTCCATCATGCAGGAGGAGCTTGGCTATATCGAGGGCGGCTCCGAAACGCTGATTGCAAGGCTGGTGCAGGCCATAGAGACAGGCGGCGGCAAAATCCGCCTGCGTGCCCCGGTGGGGAAGGTTCTGACCGAGCAGGGCCGGGTACGCGGTGTGGTCGTTGCGGGTGAGGAAATAGCATGTGATGCCGCCATTCTCACTGTGCCCACGCCGTTAATCCCGGAGATGGTGCCTGATCTGCCGGACCGGCAACGGTACGCGGATATTCTGAATATTGGCGTGGCCTGCCTGATCTTTAAATTGCGCAAACAGGTCACGCCTCATTTCTGGGTCAATGTCGTCGATCCGGAGATGGGTATTCCCGGCTTTGTGGAGTTCTCCAATCTGCGTCCGACCGGTGATACGATTGTGTATGTGCCTTACTACATGCCGGTTGATCAGCCCAACTGGGCGCGCGCGGATGATGATCTGCTGAACGAGGCGTTTTCCTATCTCAAGCGGGTTAACCCTGCACTGACGGACAGTGACCGCATTGATGCGCGTGTTGGCCGTCTGCGCCATGCCCAGCCTGTTTGCCCGCCCGGCTTTGCCAGCCGGATTCCGCCTGTCCAGACACAGGTGAAGGGGCTTCAGATTGCGGATACCTGTTTCTATTACCCGGAAGATCGCGGCATTTCGGAAAGCGTCCGCTATGGCAGGCTGATGGCGCAATCTATCGAGGCCTCCATCGAGGGACAAAAAGGCGCGCTATGA
- a CDS encoding NAD(P)-dependent oxidoreductase, with protein sequence MTRTIIVTGAAGLVGQNLIQRLVARQAGRIIAIDKHPSNTALLRKLHPGIDVIEADLSKDGPWQDAFSGADALVLNHAQIGALTEEPFIANNITATEKVIAAAQKAGISNVVHISSSVVNSAARDFYTESKKAQEKLVVESGLPVTILRPTLMFGWFDRKHLGWLARFMKKVPVFPIPGNGRYLRQPLFVGDFCDIISACLEKPHHGSAFNITGLERIDYIDLMRAVKTATGAKARIVTIPYGLFWLLLKIYALVNSNPPFTASQLKALVTPDIFEVIDWPGIFGVHPTPLSKALEVTFRDPTYAQIALEF encoded by the coding sequence ATGACACGGACGATTATCGTCACCGGAGCCGCCGGTCTGGTGGGACAAAATCTGATTCAGCGTCTGGTGGCCCGCCAGGCTGGCCGGATCATTGCCATCGACAAGCATCCGTCCAATACCGCGTTGCTGCGCAAGCTGCATCCCGGGATCGACGTCATTGAGGCTGATCTTTCAAAAGATGGGCCGTGGCAGGATGCTTTTTCAGGTGCGGATGCGCTGGTGCTGAATCATGCTCAGATCGGTGCCCTGACGGAGGAGCCTTTTATCGCCAATAATATCACGGCGACAGAGAAGGTCATTGCTGCCGCTCAAAAAGCAGGAATCAGCAATGTCGTGCATATTTCCTCGTCGGTGGTGAATTCCGCCGCACGGGATTTTTACACGGAATCGAAAAAGGCACAGGAAAAGCTGGTTGTCGAAAGCGGCCTGCCTGTCACTATTTTGCGCCCGACCCTGATGTTCGGCTGGTTCGATCGGAAGCATCTGGGCTGGCTGGCCCGTTTCATGAAAAAAGTGCCGGTTTTCCCGATTCCGGGGAATGGGCGCTATCTGCGCCAACCGCTATTTGTCGGTGATTTTTGTGACATCATCAGTGCCTGTCTTGAGAAACCGCATCATGGCTCTGCTTTCAACATCACCGGGCTGGAGCGTATCGACTATATCGACCTGATGCGTGCCGTAAAAACAGCTACGGGCGCAAAGGCGCGGATCGTGACGATTCCTTATGGCCTGTTCTGGCTGTTGCTCAAGATCTATGCGCTGGTGAACAGCAATCCGCCTTTTACCGCCAGCCAGTTGAAGGCTCTGGTGACGCCGGATATTTTTGAAGTCATCGACTGGCCCGGTATTTTCGGGGTGCATCCAACGCCCTTGAGCAAGGCGTTGGAGGTGACCTTCCGCGATCCGACCTATGCGCAGATTGCTCTGGAGTTCTGA
- a CDS encoding SDR family NAD(P)-dependent oxidoreductase has product MRAPKRILILGATSAMAQEAARLWAAQGARIGLLARDEGRLAVIADDLATRGASEIVTVSCDCAKAESVAALDDIAARFGGLDIVLLAYGVLGDQTMLERNPTALVDLLQVNFVSAALWCQAASNLLEKQTFGSLVVIGSVAGDRGRQSNYVYGAAKAGLGVLVQGIAHRLARSGARAVLIKPGFVDTPMTAGFSKGPLWASAEQLGKIIAGAAENGRTIVYAPGFWRLIMLVIRSVPARIFHKTRL; this is encoded by the coding sequence ATGAGAGCGCCCAAGCGGATTCTGATTTTGGGCGCAACCTCTGCCATGGCACAGGAAGCGGCGCGTCTCTGGGCGGCGCAGGGCGCCCGTATCGGGCTGCTTGCCCGTGATGAGGGGCGTCTGGCCGTGATTGCCGATGATCTGGCCACGCGGGGAGCCTCCGAAATCGTGACGGTTTCCTGCGACTGTGCAAAGGCGGAGTCTGTTGCCGCGCTCGATGACATTGCGGCCCGGTTTGGTGGGCTGGATATCGTGCTGCTCGCTTATGGAGTGCTCGGTGATCAGACAATGCTGGAGCGGAACCCGACTGCTTTGGTCGATCTGCTGCAGGTGAATTTTGTCAGTGCTGCCTTGTGGTGTCAGGCAGCGTCCAATCTGCTTGAGAAGCAGACATTCGGTAGCCTGGTTGTCATCGGCTCGGTGGCTGGGGATCGGGGACGGCAGTCGAACTATGTCTATGGCGCTGCGAAAGCAGGGCTTGGGGTGCTGGTGCAGGGTATTGCCCATCGGCTTGCTCGCAGCGGTGCCCGCGCTGTTCTCATCAAACCGGGTTTTGTTGATACGCCAATGACGGCAGGCTTTTCCAAAGGACCGCTCTGGGCCAGTGCAGAGCAGCTTGGAAAAATCATTGCAGGTGCTGCAGAAAACGGCAGGACCATTGTTTATGCACCGGGATTCTGGCGTTTGATCATGTTGGTTATCCGTTCGGTACCTGCCCGTATTTTCCACAAGACCCGCCTGTAA
- a CDS encoding FAD-binding oxidoreductase: MAASPFTLRTDICSWGRVVREPHYVARPAFPADLSGLTGPESDSSSLLAIGLRRSYGDTPLNAGGRLIDMTGLNRFIHFDAQNGIVRADAGMSLSDLLRFIVPKGWFTATSPGTRFVTLGGAVANDVHGKNHHSAGSFGCSVRALGLLRGNGERRVLDARGDNGLFAATLGGLGLTGVIEWVELQLSPIASAWLDVETIPYENIDAFWDLASESAGGFEHTVAWIDCLARGPHAGRGIFTRANWRRDGRLDPHDDRSWKSIPLDAPGFALNRFSVHAFNALYYRAHQRKAGKQVQHYSQHFYPLDAIRNWNRLYGARGMLQYQCVIPFETARAAMPVLLDAIASSGEASFLAVLKTFGEKVSPGLLSFPRPGATLALDFPFRGAGTLATLLRLDEIVREAGGALYPAKDGRMSASMFRQSFPRLDQFLPHKDPVMTSSFWQRVSQ; encoded by the coding sequence ATGGCTGCTTCCCCTTTCACGCTTCGGACGGATATCTGCTCCTGGGGGCGTGTGGTTCGTGAGCCGCATTATGTCGCCCGACCGGCCTTTCCTGCCGATTTGTCCGGTCTGACAGGACCGGAAAGTGACAGTTCCAGTCTGCTGGCGATCGGGTTACGCCGCTCCTATGGTGATACGCCGCTGAATGCGGGCGGTCGCCTGATCGATATGACCGGGCTGAACCGGTTTATCCATTTCGATGCACAAAACGGGATTGTGCGGGCTGATGCCGGCATGAGTCTGTCCGATCTGCTACGCTTCATTGTGCCAAAGGGCTGGTTTACCGCGACCAGCCCCGGCACGCGGTTCGTGACGCTCGGTGGCGCGGTTGCCAATGATGTGCATGGCAAAAATCACCATTCTGCCGGTTCTTTCGGTTGCTCTGTGCGTGCGCTCGGTCTTTTGCGAGGCAACGGAGAGCGGCGTGTGCTCGATGCCAGAGGTGATAATGGGCTGTTTGCGGCGACGCTCGGGGGGCTTGGCCTGACAGGGGTGATCGAATGGGTGGAATTGCAGCTCTCCCCGATTGCCAGCGCGTGGCTGGATGTGGAAACCATCCCTTATGAGAATATCGATGCTTTCTGGGATCTGGCGTCCGAGAGCGCAGGCGGTTTCGAACATACTGTGGCCTGGATTGATTGCCTGGCACGTGGCCCGCATGCAGGCCGCGGCATCTTCACGCGCGCCAACTGGCGGCGGGATGGACGGCTTGACCCGCATGATGATCGCAGCTGGAAATCCATTCCGCTGGATGCACCCGGTTTCGCCCTGAATCGCTTCAGCGTGCATGCCTTCAACGCATTGTACTACCGCGCCCATCAACGCAAAGCCGGAAAACAGGTCCAGCATTACAGCCAGCATTTTTATCCGCTTGATGCCATCCGCAACTGGAACCGGCTGTATGGCGCGCGCGGCATGCTGCAATATCAATGCGTCATTCCGTTCGAGACCGCCCGTGCGGCTATGCCCGTGCTGCTGGATGCCATCGCAAGCAGCGGGGAGGCGTCTTTTCTCGCCGTGCTCAAGACGTTCGGTGAGAAAGTCTCACCAGGGCTGTTATCGTTTCCTCGCCCCGGTGCCACTCTGGCGCTGGATTTTCCCTTCCGTGGCGCCGGGACTTTGGCCACTTTGCTGCGGCTGGATGAGATCGTCCGGGAAGCGGGCGGGGCGCTCTACCCGGCGAAAGACGGGCGGATGAGCGCCAGCATGTTCAGACAGTCTTTTCCCCGGCTCGATCAATTTCTTCCTCACAAGGATCCGGTCATGACGTCCAGTTTCTGGCAGCGTGTGTCGCAATGA
- a CDS encoding UbiA family prenyltransferase, translating into MDQDISIPLVLDLDGTLIATDSLHESLLQHLKNTPSDLVRLPLWVMAGRAQFKQRFAEVLTQEDIDALPATPGIIELAEREAARGRKIVLATAANRAIAEKISARFPFISEILASDDRGNLKGAAKAAALTSHYPNGFIYAGDSEADLHVWRSARAAVIVERGKRLRSKVQPDTPVLAHIRPSGQRANVLRRAARLHQWAKNALVFVPLVLGGQIFSAHAWGAAILAFIAMGLLASGTYIANDMWDLAEDRRHWSKKKRPLASGQLPLDDGLFLLMLCGLAALLFAAADGVGAIVTLAIYLALSLAYSYKFKREPIVDVLLLAGMFTMRLVLGQVVTGVALAPWLLVFSMFIFLSLSLVKRHTEVMRMVQHGHRKVLGRGYLAGDAPLILALGVASSMGAVAIMVLYLIDEAFQASFYRHPAMLWGFPMIIFLFLGRIWLLCQRQELQDDPVAFALKDRVSLFYGATAIALFVAAIVPV; encoded by the coding sequence TTGGATCAGGATATTTCAATTCCTCTTGTACTTGACCTTGATGGAACACTCATTGCCACTGATTCACTGCATGAATCTCTGCTGCAACATCTGAAAAATACCCCTTCTGATCTTGTCAGGCTTCCGCTGTGGGTGATGGCCGGTCGTGCGCAGTTCAAGCAGCGCTTTGCCGAGGTACTGACCCAGGAGGATATCGATGCGCTTCCTGCGACGCCCGGTATCATTGAGCTGGCGGAGCGGGAGGCGGCGAGGGGACGTAAAATTGTCCTGGCAACGGCTGCCAATCGGGCTATCGCGGAGAAAATAAGCGCCCGGTTTCCTTTTATTTCGGAGATTCTGGCCTCTGATGATCGGGGCAACCTCAAGGGAGCGGCCAAGGCTGCTGCTCTGACAAGCCATTATCCCAATGGTTTCATCTATGCGGGTGATTCCGAAGCGGATCTGCATGTGTGGCGCTCTGCCCGGGCTGCTGTCATCGTTGAACGCGGCAAGCGCCTCAGAAGCAAGGTTCAGCCTGATACGCCCGTGCTAGCCCATATCCGCCCTTCCGGCCAACGCGCGAATGTGCTCCGGCGGGCGGCGCGGCTTCATCAATGGGCCAAAAACGCACTGGTTTTTGTGCCGCTGGTGCTGGGGGGACAAATTTTTTCGGCCCATGCGTGGGGGGCGGCAATACTGGCCTTCATAGCGATGGGGCTGCTTGCTTCAGGCACATATATTGCCAATGACATGTGGGATCTGGCTGAGGACCGTCGCCACTGGTCAAAGAAAAAGCGTCCGCTCGCCAGTGGGCAATTGCCCCTGGATGACGGCCTGTTCCTGCTGATGCTCTGTGGATTGGCCGCTCTGCTGTTTGCCGCTGCCGACGGTGTCGGTGCTATCGTGACTCTTGCCATTTATCTGGCCCTGAGCCTTGCTTATTCCTATAAATTCAAGCGTGAGCCGATCGTCGATGTGCTGCTACTGGCTGGCATGTTTACAATGAGGCTTGTGCTGGGGCAGGTGGTGACCGGTGTTGCATTGGCACCATGGCTGCTGGTGTTTTCCATGTTTATTTTCCTCTCCCTGTCGCTGGTGAAGCGACATACCGAGGTGATGCGCATGGTGCAGCATGGTCACCGGAAAGTGCTCGGACGTGGCTACCTGGCCGGGGATGCGCCGCTGATTCTGGCGCTCGGTGTGGCTTCCAGCATGGGGGCGGTCGCGATCATGGTGCTGTATCTGATCGACGAAGCGTTTCAGGCCAGTTTTTATCGTCACCCCGCCATGTTATGGGGTTTTCCCATGATCATTTTTCTGTTCCTGGGCCGCATCTGGCTGTTGTGCCAACGTCAGGAACTGCAGGATGATCCTGTCGCCTTTGCTTTGAAGGATCGTGTGTCACTATTCTATGGCGCGACCGCAATAGCCCTGTTTGTGGCTGCCATTGTGCCGGTCTGA
- a CDS encoding pore-forming ESAT-6 family protein has translation MTLTRHVLPAFVAGLFSIGVAQAADAPSAAPAAPAPVADMKVVRLAAANQLGVLEYCQSRGDIGAETLDIQRKIIAMLPPPADAGEAAAEQTGKAGTVSMGGQTISIEDAAKRQQTTPTALCKQMEIMLKQNMAQMNSQMNGLKK, from the coding sequence ATGACTCTGACCCGTCATGTCCTGCCCGCTTTTGTCGCAGGACTGTTCAGCATCGGTGTGGCACAGGCCGCTGATGCCCCTTCCGCTGCCCCTGCCGCGCCTGCCCCCGTGGCTGATATGAAAGTCGTGCGTCTGGCTGCGGCCAATCAGCTCGGTGTGTTGGAATATTGCCAGTCACGGGGGGATATCGGTGCGGAGACCCTGGATATTCAACGAAAAATCATCGCCATGCTGCCTCCCCCTGCCGATGCGGGTGAAGCTGCCGCTGAACAGACCGGGAAGGCTGGCACTGTTTCCATGGGTGGTCAGACAATCTCGATAGAGGATGCGGCAAAGCGGCAGCAGACCACGCCAACAGCTTTGTGTAAGCAGATGGAGATAATGCTGAAACAGAATATGGCCCAGATGAACAGTCAGATGAACGGGCTGAAAAAATGA
- a CDS encoding GNAT family N-acetyltransferase, with amino-acid sequence MSGSEPVIRAHVTVTFLRMDRPPAVPAPALPEGVRVVRVISPDLAFYRFLYATVGAPYLWWLRRVMPDRDLAALLSDPHVGVFVLEADGQTAGFYELDARYAPAVNLSYFGLMPGWVGRGLGHAFLRHAVDMAWASGSTRYVTVNTCNADHPRALPLYRRVGFHPYRQMVERWNIPVRLGMVVPEHLQQG; translated from the coding sequence ATGAGCGGTTCCGAACCCGTCATCCGCGCGCATGTGACGGTGACGTTTCTGCGGATGGACCGCCCGCCTGCCGTCCCGGCGCCTGCATTGCCTGAGGGGGTGCGCGTCGTTCGGGTCATTTCACCCGACCTTGCATTCTACCGCTTTCTCTATGCGACGGTGGGGGCGCCCTATCTGTGGTGGTTGCGGCGGGTCATGCCGGACCGGGATCTGGCGGCGCTGTTGTCCGATCCGCATGTCGGGGTGTTCGTCCTGGAAGCAGACGGGCAGACAGCCGGCTTTTATGAGCTGGATGCGCGCTATGCGCCTGCTGTCAATCTGAGCTATTTCGGCTTGATGCCGGGCTGGGTGGGGCGTGGGCTGGGCCATGCTTTTCTGCGGCATGCGGTGGATATGGCCTGGGCGAGCGGTTCCACGCGCTATGTCACGGTGAATACCTGTAACGCTGATCATCCACGGGCATTACCGTTGTATCGCCGGGTCGGATTTCACCCCTACCGCCAGATGGTCGAGCGCTGGAACATTCCCGTCCGATTGGGCATGGTGGTCCCGGAGCATCTGCAACAGGGCTGA